CCTTAGGTGGACTACTATAACAAGCTGTGATTTACAGTAATATTAGTATTACACAACACCTATGCGTTCTAAGTACCTGGTAGTACAGATAGGTCTCGTCATCAAACACATAGCTGGCATATCGTAACGGGTTCTCATTCTTCAGGGACTTTCCATCGCCTGTTGTTGCCGTTCCTGTCGTCGTCGGATTTCCGAAAGAGTCATAGGAATAGCTTATCACTATCGTATCGTTATTAATCCTAAGTGGCAGTTAAATGCAACGTCTCTTCTTTTTGACTCTTATAAGTAAATTCCTCCTTGCCGGTGTCGAGCCGCAGCGGTCGTCTTTATTCATCATCAAGAAATGCTTCAAGATCGTTAAGCTTACTCGACCAGAAGTGTCGGTATGATTCAAGCCATGTATCGATTACTTGCAGAGGCTCGGGACGTAAAGAATATATTTTCTTTTGAGACACCGATTTTACATCCACCAGTCCAGCTTCCTTTAATACACGAAGATGTTTGGAGACTCCCGGTTGACTTAATTGAAAGATGTTAACCAACTCTCCGACGGACCTTTCTCGAACACGCAGTAAATCAAGCATAGACCGTCTGTGCGGTTCAGCCAAGACCTCGAATATATTATTTGTTTTCATTATTTACACCGTGGTTTTTATATTTGAAATTGCCCGATCGTTTCGAATATTGCTCCTCCATCGGCTTCTCCAATTGATGTCTCGGAACAACTCCATACGTAATTCCATGCTCTAAGTAGTATTTTAGCAAAGTCAATGCTTCCCCCCATCCGACCGCACAGTCGCCAAATGCCTTCAAGTCTATGTCGGTTTTCTTATATCCCGTCTCCACCAGTGTTAGCAAAGTCCCTTCGCCCAATACCGACAAATGGAAGGAAATTGTCGTTGTCGATTCGCCTGGCGTCCACTGGTAGACAAACTTTTCATTAGGGATCGCTTCCAGAACAGCTCCGCCATCTTCTAGCGTAATGTGATCGGGACCAAAATCCTTAAATCGGAAATGAATCGTCCCTCCCGGTTTTGCATCCACAGTCGTGCCTTGTGTGAACCATGAATCCCAGCCTGCTCCCGTTGTAATCGCCTCATAAACTTTGTTCGAGGCAGCATTAATGAAAGTACGATGTTGAATACTTAGAGTGTTCATCGAAGTATATTTCTCTCGAACTTCCTTCACGCGCTCCCAAGGGAAATGGGTAAACTGCTTATCAAGAACGACACCCAACACATCAAGATGTACATGCCAGCCTGCCAGAAAATTGGGTACAATGGCGGTTTCGTAAAATGTATGTGTCAGATGAATTAGACATCCCTCTCCATCTTCTTTCAATCTCCAGCATACCATTGAGGATCCTGAAGA
This is a stretch of genomic DNA from Paenibacillus sp. sptzw28. It encodes these proteins:
- a CDS encoding helix-turn-helix transcriptional regulator, with protein sequence MKTNNIFEVLAEPHRRSMLDLLRVRERSVGELVNIFQLSQPGVSKHLRVLKEAGLVDVKSVSQKKIYSLRPEPLQVIDTWLESYRHFWSSKLNDLEAFLDDE
- a CDS encoding SRPBCC domain-containing protein; this translates as MDGKVLQINGDRVVSFERYLKHPVDKVWRAITSPEQIAKWLTAQSEMELIVDGQLAFRWENGDLVKGKFTKIAPPYELEYTWLEQSSGSSMVCWRLKEDGEGCLIHLTHTFYETAIVPNFLAGWHVHLDVLGVVLDKQFTHFPWERVKEVREKYTSMNTLSIQHRTFINAASNKVYEAITTGAGWDSWFTQGTTVDAKPGGTIHFRFKDFGPDHITLEDGGAVLEAIPNEKFVYQWTPGESTTTISFHLSVLGEGTLLTLVETGYKKTDIDLKAFGDCAVGWGEALTLLKYYLEHGITYGVVPRHQLEKPMEEQYSKRSGNFKYKNHGVNNENK